A region of the Desulfurispira natronophila genome:
AGCAAATCACCTGCTTGGGGGGACAACCATTGCGCTGGGGAGTGCGCTGGCAGTGTGGGTGACCAGACCAAATTTTTCGCAAACGGATAGCCAGCTCAAAGCAACCGACCCTATGAACTCGGATCAGTCTCAATCAAAGCCCTGAATAAGCAGGACTTTTCGCTATTTATTTAACAGAAAAACTTTTGCATCAGGCAGATAGAAACCCAAAGTGCTCATGGTAAGGAGCAGTGCACATAGAAAGGGTTTTTTGAAGCTTGCTGCACGATTCACAGGAGGAAAAATGTCTGATTCGCATGACCGTCAACAAGACCCTTACGGCCCTTGGGGGGCTGGCCACTTCACCCATCACCACCATAATCCTTACCTGCAAGGGGGAGCTCCTCATGTCGCAACAGAAGGCTTCGTGGGGCAAGCTCGCTCTGCCTTTCTGGGTGGCAGTGGCAGTGATCGCTTCGTTAAGGGAATGCTGATTGGTGCTGCTGCCACTTTCCTGCTTACCAATGAGAAGGCCCAGCAGGCGATAATCAAGGCGGGGGTTAATCTCTTCTCTCAGGTGGCTTCCAATGTGGAAGAGCTAAAGGAAAAGGTTGAAGATGCTCGCGCTGAAGCCCAAGAACAGAGGATGGCGCAGGAAGACTGATGCCACTGTTTACCGCACTCACGGTCGTTCATTTGACCCGCAGTCGCATGCGGCTGCGCTATCGCACTGGCACAAGTTTTGACAAGCACTCTCTCAAGCGATTACTGGAATTGAGATCTGGTGTTGATCGCGTTGAGCTGGGAGGTATGAATCGCAGCATACGGGTGTGGTTTGATCCTGACGTGCACTCAGTCCACACTATAATGTGTTTGCTGGAGGGCATGCGGGCAGATGCCTTTGTGGCCCTGGAGCGAAATCGCCACGAGCTGGAGAACTCCCAGGTGCACAGTGTTTTCAGGGGAGTGCTGGCCTTTGCCCTGACACCGATGCTTCCCCCGCCATTGCGTGGTCTGCTGACTTTGCTGGCGTGTGGTCCGGCTATCGGCCAGGGCCTGCGGCACTTGTTTGCCGGAAAGATTACATCGGAAACCATGGAAGGCGCTGCTATTCTGATATCCATTGGCAGGCGCGACTATGCCGCTGCTTATATGGCCAACCTTCTTATAGCGCTGGCAGAGTATATTGGTCAGCGCATAGATCGTCAGTCCGACGAGTTACTACTTTCTTTGGTGCAGCCAGAAGCAGAGCAGGTCTGGGTTCGTCGCCAGGATCAGGATGTACTGGTGCAGGCCGACCAGGTGACCAAAGGAACCATTGTGATTGCCCAGGCTGGCGAAACCGTAGCCGTAGATGGTACGGTTCTGGAAGGACAGGCCTCAGTTAACGAGGTTTCCATGACCGGTGAAGCCCTGCCTGTATCCAAGAGCCGGGGTGATCGTCTTATCTCAGGCACCACTGTGGAAGAGGGCAGGGTGTTGGTGTATGCCGAACAGGTAGGACAGGAGCGTGTATCCTTCCGTATTGCTTCCTATGTGGAGAGCTCCTTGCAGTCAAAATCCCATGCCCAGCTTAATGCCGCTCGATTGGCTGATCGTTTGGTTCCCTTTTCACTGGGCTTGGCCGGGAGCACCTACCTGCTCAGTCGCGATCTGGCCAAGGTGGCCGCCGTGCTGCAGGCGGACTACTCCTGTGCCCTCAAGCTGGCTACGCCGGTAGCTTTTAAATCTTCTATGTACAAAGCCGGGGCTCACCAGATCCTTGTCAAAAGTGCCAGTGCCCTGGAAAAGCTGGCTACTGCCGATGTCTTCATTTTTGACAAAACCGGTACTCTTACCTCAGGTGATTTGGAGGTTATGTACACCCTCTCTATGGATCCAGGCTGGACCAGTGAGCAGATTCTCCTGTTGGCCGCCTCCATTGAGGAGCATTACTTTCACCCCATAGCCCAGGCGGTAGTCAAGGCCGCTCAGCAGAACGGAGCGTCCAGGCAACACTTTCACCATAGCGAAGTGGAATTCATCGTGGCTCATGGCGTCATGGCCTATGTCGAAGGCAAAAAAGTGGTCATAGGCAGTCGACATTTTCTGGAAGATGATGAAGGTATTACCTTTCCCGACCTGAAAAGTTGCATCCGGTGCCATTATGGCGAAAGCCTGACGCCCCTGTACATTGGCTATGACGGCAAACTGCTGGGAATCATATGCCTGCGCGATGAACTGCGCCCGGAAAGCCACCAGTTGCTGGAGGCATTGCGAAAAAATGGCATGCAAAAGGCTGTCATGCTTACTGGTGACCGGCGTGAAAAGGCTATTGAGATTGCCGAGAGTCTTGGCTTTGATGAGTGTCACTACGAACTTCATCCAGAGCACAAAGCAGCTATTGTGGAAGAGTATCGCAGTCAGGGAAAAACATGTGCTTTCATAGGCGATGGAATCAACGATGCCCCCGCCCTCTCTTTGGCTGATGTGGGAATCGCTATGCAAAAAGGCGCTGACATTGCTCGCATCAGCGCCGATATCGCACTGCTACACGACGATATACTGCTGGTCAGTGATATCCATGCCATGGCTCGGCACACTATGAAGCGGGTCAGCACCAACTACGGACTGACCATAGGCCTCAACAGTGTAATTATGCTTTTGGCTGTCATCGGCCGCATATCTCCCATAACCACCGCCGTTCTTCATAATGGAACAACTATTGGGATACTAATGAATGCTGCCTTGGGTGCCCGCACCCCCAGGCGCATTATCAACACCACACCAGCACAGGTGCACCATGAAACTTCCTGATCGCAAGACACAGCGCCAGTGGGCCAAGGCAGGCATGACCATAACTCTGGGGGCTACCCTGCTCACTGGTTTCCACATGAAGGGCCGTACCGCCAAACAGGTTCATTTTGCCGCAGGCATTGCCCTCGTCGGTTTTTCTATCTGGCACCACCAGCTATATCATCCGGCTAGCAAGGATAAATCAATTGCAGCAGAGAAAGTATCCCCAGTTGCCCCTGAGTAATCGTGAAATTACCCATATTAGGCGGAATGCGCTTCACGCAAACCTATAAAAAAATTGAATAATTACAGACAGGTATAAGAAACAGCTACAAGCAAGTCGCATTACATATAAGCGATTCCTGTAGCCTGCTTATGTTTTGGAGGAAACTATGCACAAGCAAATTCTTTTTCCACTGGTGACACTACTGGGCGTTATGCTACTGGCTCTGTCAGCACAGGCGCATTGTGCCTGGATTGAGGCGCCGTCAAGCACGGCTTCTGTTGATGAGACGGTACTTATTCGTTCCTTCTGGGCTGATCCTGATGATGAGCCAGGTCAGCGCGATACGGCTGATCTTGAACTCTACTACCGTTCACCCAGCCATGAAACATCACCGCTGAAGCCTGATCGCAAAGAACGCTATCAGTACACACAAAAGCAGCTCGGCACAGAGGGCAGCCACGTTTTTTATGCTATTCGTGAGCCTGCCCGCCACCGCTTGACACAGTATCGGGACTTCGCCAAGGCCATAACATCAGTAGGAGTTGCCCAAGTTACAGAGCCCATAGGGCTGGAGCTGGAGATTACACCATTGGTGCCGGTGGATCCACTGCTGAAAGAAGTACCAGTCGTGGTCACATTTCTTGGAGAAGTGTTGCCGGAAGCGACGGTTCAGGTGGTGGAATCATTAGAGCCGGGTGGCGATGTCTACCAGTCTCTGCACGGCAATCATGCACTGGAGATCGTTACCGATCATAAAGGCCAAGCAGTGATTCCCCTTGGAAAAGACCACCAGCATATAGTCAAAG
Encoded here:
- a CDS encoding DUF4198 domain-containing protein, with the translated sequence MHKQILFPLVTLLGVMLLALSAQAHCAWIEAPSSTASVDETVLIRSFWADPDDEPGQRDTADLELYYRSPSHETSPLKPDRKERYQYTQKQLGTEGSHVFYAIREPARHRLTQYRDFAKAITSVGVAQVTEPIGLELEITPLVPVDPLLKEVPVVVTFLGEVLPEATVQVVESLEPGGDVYQSLHGNHALEIVTDHKGQAVIPLGKDHQHIVKVRHQVGSSEVPQETGRWIRSVVFRSTLYLDAGIGK
- a CDS encoding heavy metal translocating P-type ATPase; the encoded protein is MPLFTALTVVHLTRSRMRLRYRTGTSFDKHSLKRLLELRSGVDRVELGGMNRSIRVWFDPDVHSVHTIMCLLEGMRADAFVALERNRHELENSQVHSVFRGVLAFALTPMLPPPLRGLLTLLACGPAIGQGLRHLFAGKITSETMEGAAILISIGRRDYAAAYMANLLIALAEYIGQRIDRQSDELLLSLVQPEAEQVWVRRQDQDVLVQADQVTKGTIVIAQAGETVAVDGTVLEGQASVNEVSMTGEALPVSKSRGDRLISGTTVEEGRVLVYAEQVGQERVSFRIASYVESSLQSKSHAQLNAARLADRLVPFSLGLAGSTYLLSRDLAKVAAVLQADYSCALKLATPVAFKSSMYKAGAHQILVKSASALEKLATADVFIFDKTGTLTSGDLEVMYTLSMDPGWTSEQILLLAASIEEHYFHPIAQAVVKAAQQNGASRQHFHHSEVEFIVAHGVMAYVEGKKVVIGSRHFLEDDEGITFPDLKSCIRCHYGESLTPLYIGYDGKLLGIICLRDELRPESHQLLEALRKNGMQKAVMLTGDRREKAIEIAESLGFDECHYELHPEHKAAIVEEYRSQGKTCAFIGDGINDAPALSLADVGIAMQKGADIARISADIALLHDDILLVSDIHAMARHTMKRVSTNYGLTIGLNSVIMLLAVIGRISPITTAVLHNGTTIGILMNAALGARTPRRIINTTPAQVHHETS
- a CDS encoding YtxH domain-containing protein, encoding MSDSHDRQQDPYGPWGAGHFTHHHHNPYLQGGAPHVATEGFVGQARSAFLGGSGSDRFVKGMLIGAAATFLLTNEKAQQAIIKAGVNLFSQVASNVEELKEKVEDARAEAQEQRMAQED